From a single Lactococcus allomyrinae genomic region:
- a CDS encoding urocanate hydratase, whose protein sequence is MTITAQRGNELRAKGWRQEALLRLLENNLENGEDPENLVVYGSIGKAARDWPSYHAIVDILKQIEEDETLIIQSGKPIGLLKTHKDAPLVIMASSNLVGHWANSEEFYKLYDQNLTMWGGLTAGDWQYIGSQGVIQGTYEIFQAIAREHFEGDLAGRFILTAGLGGMSGSQPLAGVMAGAVILDVDVDETKADKRIATGFLQRKTYDLEEALAWVDEALSTKKPLSIGLIANAATIYPELLNRGIIPDIVSDQTAAHDLLYGYVPEDVGLSELAALRKTNPEEVIDKAGKSLAKEVRAILDFKEQGAIVFDNGNNIRTQAKAYGVENAFEIPIFTEAFLRPLFERAIGPFRWIALSGEVQDIELIDEYLLKNFSDNEIVTNWIKLAGKYVPVQGLPARISWLGHGERTKLALAVNQLVAEGRLKAPVAFTRDHLDAGAMTHPNIMTEHLKDGSDAISDWPLINAMVASSSKADLVAIHAGGGGYAGYMQSAGLTIVADGTSEAAERLKLALDNDTSLGVLRYADAGYENALDEVKKKGIRRVEL, encoded by the coding sequence ATGACAATTACTGCACAACGTGGAAATGAACTCCGAGCAAAAGGGTGGCGACAAGAAGCGCTTCTGAGATTATTGGAAAACAATCTTGAAAATGGGGAAGACCCAGAAAATTTGGTGGTTTATGGCTCAATCGGGAAGGCAGCGCGTGATTGGCCAAGCTATCATGCGATTGTAGATATTTTAAAGCAGATTGAAGAAGATGAAACTCTGATTATTCAATCTGGCAAGCCGATTGGTCTCCTAAAAACTCACAAAGATGCTCCACTTGTCATCATGGCATCCAGTAATTTAGTTGGTCATTGGGCAAACAGTGAAGAATTTTATAAGCTCTATGACCAAAATCTGACGATGTGGGGAGGATTGACTGCAGGAGATTGGCAATACATTGGCTCTCAGGGAGTGATTCAGGGGACTTACGAAATCTTTCAAGCCATCGCAAGAGAACATTTTGAGGGGGATCTTGCAGGGAGATTTATACTAACGGCAGGTTTGGGTGGAATGTCGGGTTCACAGCCCTTGGCTGGTGTGATGGCTGGCGCCGTGATATTAGATGTCGATGTGGATGAGACTAAGGCAGATAAGAGGATTGCGACAGGCTTTTTACAAAGAAAGACGTATGATTTGGAGGAAGCTTTGGCTTGGGTTGATGAGGCATTAAGCACTAAAAAGCCACTTTCTATTGGCTTAATCGCTAATGCAGCAACAATCTATCCTGAACTGCTTAATCGTGGCATTATCCCTGATATTGTTAGTGACCAGACGGCAGCACATGATTTGCTCTATGGTTATGTCCCAGAGGATGTTGGGCTGTCTGAGCTTGCAGCATTACGCAAAACCAATCCAGAAGAAGTGATTGATAAAGCCGGTAAGAGTCTTGCTAAAGAAGTTCGTGCGATTTTGGATTTTAAGGAGCAGGGAGCCATCGTATTTGATAATGGAAATAATATCCGAACTCAAGCTAAGGCTTATGGTGTAGAAAATGCCTTTGAGATTCCTATTTTTACAGAAGCATTCTTACGCCCACTGTTTGAAAGGGCAATCGGCCCGTTCCGATGGATTGCTCTATCTGGTGAGGTACAGGATATTGAGTTGATTGATGAATATTTGCTCAAAAATTTCTCAGATAATGAAATCGTGACAAATTGGATAAAATTAGCTGGGAAATATGTTCCCGTACAGGGCTTGCCTGCTAGAATCAGCTGGCTAGGGCATGGAGAGCGCACGAAGTTAGCTTTAGCGGTCAATCAGCTTGTCGCAGAAGGAAGATTAAAAGCACCTGTGGCCTTTACGAGAGATCACTTAGATGCTGGAGCGATGACACATCCTAATATTATGACTGAACATCTCAAAGATGGCTCAGATGCAATTTCTGACTGGCCGTTAATCAATGCAATGGTGGCAAGTAGTTCAAAAGCAGATTTGGTTGCTATTCATGCTGGAGGTGGTGGCTACGCTGGTTATATGCAGTCCGCAGGATTAACAATTGTCGCAGATGGCACATCAGAGGCGGCTGAACGTTTGAAGTTGGCTTTGGACAATGATACGAGTCTTGGTGTTCTGCGTTATGCGGACGCAGGCTATGAAAATGCATTAGATGAAGTGAAGAAAAAGGGAATTCGGAGGGTAGAACTCTAA
- a CDS encoding glycoside hydrolase family 25 protein yields the protein MRRKLKALGAFFFLAIMVGVIALLGLVRIRPISISKLSDPKIVMSDILNEKILDLNKPVVDLSGWQPPNEIDYNTLSQHIIGAIIRVNGSYGQADNSANKHGEDTAYQTHIKQLQERGIPVAVYAFVTGKTEAEMKKQAKDFYQRASVYHPTYYWLDVEVTNMKNMNEGIEAFRSELQKQGAKNIGIYAQDWFLKANQINVGKFDAIWIAAYGRNTGVWDASPETSLDYGIQQYTDKGSLPGYKGNLDLNMVLNQESYNKLFKNKK from the coding sequence ATGAGACGTAAACTGAAAGCGTTAGGAGCATTTTTTTTCTTAGCAATCATGGTTGGAGTTATTGCGTTACTTGGTTTAGTCAGGATACGTCCTATTTCTATTTCCAAGTTGTCCGATCCTAAAATTGTAATGAGCGATATTCTAAATGAAAAAATTCTAGATTTGAATAAACCAGTAGTTGATTTATCAGGCTGGCAACCTCCTAATGAAATTGATTATAATACACTGAGTCAACACATTATTGGTGCAATTATTCGTGTTAACGGTTCCTATGGGCAGGCAGATAACTCTGCAAATAAACACGGAGAAGATACTGCATACCAAACCCATATTAAACAACTTCAAGAGCGAGGAATTCCTGTGGCAGTATATGCATTTGTTACAGGAAAAACAGAAGCTGAGATGAAAAAGCAAGCGAAAGATTTTTATCAAAGAGCAAGTGTTTATCATCCAACCTATTACTGGCTTGATGTTGAAGTTACGAATATGAAAAATATGAATGAAGGAATTGAAGCCTTTCGTTCAGAATTGCAAAAGCAAGGGGCAAAAAACATTGGAATCTACGCTCAAGATTGGTTTTTAAAAGCAAACCAAATAAATGTAGGCAAGTTTGATGCAATTTGGATTGCAGCTTATGGACGTAATACAGGTGTGTGGGATGCATCGCCAGAAACAAGTTTAGATTATGGTATACAGCAATATACTGATAAGGGAAGTTTACCTGGTTACAAGGGAAATCTTGATTTGAACATGGTGCTTAATCAGGAAAGTTATAATAAACTTTTTAAAAACAAGAAATGA
- the hemW gene encoding radical SAM family heme chaperone HemW, with protein MSEKPLAAYVHIPFCSHICYYCDFAKVLMEGQPVDDYIDALIAEYQAYDIKELKTLYIGGGTPTVLSAQQLDKLLSKLTEHLNLEVLEEFTVEANPGDLSEEIIEVLAQSKVNRISLGVQTFDNKLLKKIGRTHTEAQVYESIKKLRNAGFENITIDLIYALPNQTMDMVKTDVEKFLALNLPHVALYSLILEDHTVFMNRQRRGLLRLPNEDKNADMYEYIMDILAQNGYNHYEVSNFGKSGFESQHNLTYWDNAEYYGVGAGASGYLEGIRYKNHGPVHHYLEATNKRVSEEVLSKKSKIEEEMFLGLRKKTGVSVTKFESKFSLSFEELYGKQVQTLINQGLLYDDHEQIRMTDKGFELGNNVFEAFLLESGEF; from the coding sequence ATGTCTGAAAAACCTCTAGCCGCTTATGTTCATATCCCATTTTGCTCACATATTTGTTATTACTGTGATTTCGCAAAAGTGTTGATGGAAGGACAGCCTGTTGATGATTATATTGATGCACTTATTGCAGAATATCAAGCTTATGATATCAAAGAATTAAAAACACTGTATATTGGTGGAGGAACTCCAACAGTTCTTTCGGCACAACAGTTAGATAAACTTCTCTCAAAACTTACGGAGCATCTAAATCTTGAAGTTTTAGAAGAGTTTACTGTGGAAGCTAATCCGGGTGATTTATCTGAGGAAATTATCGAGGTTCTTGCTCAATCAAAAGTTAATCGAATTTCGTTGGGCGTTCAAACTTTTGATAATAAACTACTCAAAAAAATTGGAAGAACTCATACTGAAGCACAAGTTTATGAATCCATAAAAAAATTGAGAAATGCCGGTTTTGAAAATATCACAATTGATTTGATTTATGCGCTTCCAAATCAGACAATGGACATGGTTAAAACTGATGTTGAAAAATTTCTTGCATTAAATTTACCACATGTTGCACTCTATAGTTTAATCTTAGAAGATCACACGGTATTTATGAATAGGCAGCGTAGAGGACTTTTGCGATTACCAAATGAAGATAAAAACGCCGACATGTATGAATATATCATGGATATCTTGGCGCAAAATGGCTACAATCATTATGAAGTGTCTAATTTTGGAAAGTCTGGTTTTGAAAGTCAGCATAATCTTACTTATTGGGATAATGCTGAATATTATGGTGTTGGTGCTGGTGCTTCAGGATATTTAGAGGGGATTCGTTACAAAAATCATGGACCTGTTCACCATTATCTTGAGGCAACTAATAAGAGAGTTAGTGAAGAAGTTTTGTCAAAGAAATCAAAGATTGAAGAAGAAATGTTCCTTGGTTTACGAAAGAAAACAGGTGTTTCTGTAACGAAATTTGAATCAAAATTTTCTTTATCTTTTGAAGAACTCTATGGTAAACAAGTGCAAACATTAATTAATCAAGGGCTTCTTTATGATGACCATGAACAAATTCGTATGACAGATAAAGGTTTTGAATTAGGGAACAATGTTTTTGAGGCGTTCCTTCTTGAATCTGGAGAGTTTTGA
- a CDS encoding APC family permease codes for MDLFRKKKIGLEKTELERSLNSMDLVLLGLGSMVGTGIFTIVGPTIAKVAGPALMISIVIAAIAVALSALIFSEFSSRIPTQGGPYGYLYVVFGEFPAWIAGCLLIGEFFTAISITASGRGGYIKSLFGLKLPTVFNGPLGSSQHFSIDLIPMLVIAIITALGFLSARAMLRFNNILVILKLTALIVFIVIGVFHLNLDNWNNFAPFGWLDLLSGNGVTAGAALMFMAFLGFETVSASADEARYPKKTMPQGILGALFVTATLYILVTVVLTGMINYTKLDVPDVLAFALRSVGLTWVANLISVVVMLTLITVGISMAYALVRIIYSISRDGLLPKRLSKISGKYKVPQNATLLMGIGAMLSSGLFPIGKLSEFLNLSTLIYLMMLSLGIIKLRRDFGTPDKGEFKVPFVPILPALSFLISSVLIIQYHWTTWLTLLILLVIITIIYFLYGYKHSKLSKITK; via the coding sequence ATGGATTTATTCAGAAAAAAGAAAATTGGGCTAGAAAAAACCGAACTTGAACGTAGTTTGAACAGCATGGACTTAGTTCTATTAGGACTCGGAAGTATGGTAGGGACGGGTATTTTTACCATAGTAGGTCCTACCATTGCTAAAGTTGCAGGACCTGCTTTGATGATTTCGATTGTTATTGCAGCAATTGCAGTAGCATTATCTGCCTTGATTTTCTCAGAATTCTCATCTCGAATTCCAACTCAAGGTGGACCGTACGGCTATCTTTATGTTGTGTTTGGAGAATTTCCTGCTTGGATTGCAGGGTGTTTATTAATTGGAGAATTTTTCACAGCTATTTCAATTACAGCAAGTGGACGGGGAGGATATATTAAAAGCTTGTTTGGTTTGAAATTACCGACAGTTTTTAATGGACCGTTAGGGTCAAGTCAGCATTTTTCAATTGATTTGATTCCAATGTTGGTCATTGCAATAATAACAGCTTTAGGATTTTTAAGTGCTAGAGCGATGTTGCGTTTCAATAATATTCTAGTGATTTTAAAATTGACTGCGTTGATTGTTTTTATTGTCATTGGAGTTTTCCATTTGAATCTGGATAATTGGAATAATTTTGCACCTTTTGGTTGGTTAGATCTTCTTAGTGGTAATGGTGTAACAGCAGGTGCAGCTTTAATGTTTATGGCATTTCTCGGTTTTGAAACAGTATCCGCCTCAGCCGATGAAGCACGATATCCGAAAAAGACGATGCCTCAAGGAATATTGGGTGCTTTATTTGTTACAGCAACTTTATATATTTTAGTCACAGTAGTGTTGACGGGGATGATAAATTACACTAAGTTAGATGTTCCAGATGTCTTAGCGTTTGCTTTGCGCTCGGTGGGGTTAACATGGGTGGCAAATCTTATCTCTGTTGTTGTTATGCTTACCTTGATTACTGTAGGAATTTCTATGGCGTATGCTTTGGTACGGATAATCTATAGTATTAGTCGGGATGGGCTTTTACCAAAGCGTTTAAGTAAGATATCTGGAAAATATAAAGTTCCCCAAAATGCGACTTTACTAATGGGGATAGGAGCAATGCTTAGTTCAGGTCTTTTCCCAATCGGTAAACTATCAGAATTTCTAAATTTAAGTACTCTCATTTATTTGATGATGCTTTCTTTAGGAATTATTAAGTTACGTCGTGATTTTGGAACACCTGATAAGGGGGAGTTTAAGGTTCCTTTTGTTCCGATACTCCCTGCCCTATCTTTTCTGATAAGTTCAGTTTTAATCATCCAATATCACTGGACAACTTGGCTAACCTTGCTTATTTTATTAGTTATAATCACTATTATCTATTTTCTATATGGCTATAAGCATTCAAAATTAAGCAAAATAACAAAGTAA
- a CDS encoding choloylglycine hydrolase family protein has product MCTSFQMKSSDGSLLFARTMDWHTFSAEPLVLPKNYTWRAVYDGNLITNLYTILGVGRDSPEHHADISDGINEFGLAAQKLTFSNHSEYSVSADRNKIQLAAFEFVMWILGNCQSVADIREKIKNVQLMTDDHAKMKYGRNDLHFSATDPTGQMINIEPREGKLVIIDNPIGVVTNAPKFEREVEKLATYMDLSEQAVGLNHISTGNFSGKPVFPGGFTPTSRFIRAAIFKERAILPTNEQENVIETWHILNGVTVPKSDGRSDTYTVYRSAVDVTSRRLYLQRYNDLSITSYRFPE; this is encoded by the coding sequence ATGTGTACTAGTTTTCAAATGAAATCAAGTGATGGAAGCTTACTTTTTGCAAGAACTATGGATTGGCATACTTTTAGTGCTGAACCGCTTGTTTTACCTAAAAACTATACATGGAGAGCAGTGTATGATGGAAATCTGATTACAAATTTATATACGATTTTAGGTGTGGGCCGTGATTCACCAGAGCATCATGCGGATATTTCTGATGGAATCAATGAATTTGGTCTAGCAGCACAAAAATTAACATTCTCTAATCATTCGGAGTATTCTGTCAGTGCTGACAGAAATAAAATTCAACTTGCAGCTTTCGAATTTGTCATGTGGATATTGGGAAATTGTCAGTCAGTAGCTGATATTCGAGAAAAAATCAAAAATGTCCAACTTATGACAGATGACCATGCAAAAATGAAGTATGGACGTAATGATTTACATTTTTCAGCGACTGACCCAACTGGACAAATGATAAATATTGAACCTAGAGAAGGAAAGTTAGTGATTATTGATAATCCAATCGGTGTGGTGACTAATGCTCCAAAGTTTGAGCGTGAAGTTGAGAAATTGGCTACCTATATGGACTTATCAGAGCAGGCTGTCGGTTTAAATCACATTTCTACAGGAAATTTCAGTGGTAAACCAGTATTTCCGGGAGGATTCACACCAACTTCTCGGTTTATTCGTGCTGCTATTTTTAAAGAAAGAGCGATATTACCTACAAATGAACAAGAAAATGTAATTGAAACTTGGCATATTTTGAATGGTGTGACTGTACCAAAATCAGATGGTCGCTCAGATACCTATACTGTCTATCGAAGTGCAGTAGATGTCACAAGTCGTAGACTTTACTTGCAACGGTATAATGATTTGAGTATTACAAGCTATCGTTTTCCAGAATAG
- the tpiA gene encoding triose-phosphate isomerase, translating to MSRKPIIAGNWKMNKNLKEVFAFMANIDGKLPSEDKVEVAVAAPAMYLVPLVHHRGKNPLKVSAENVYFENSGAFTGEISPAMLAAEGIEYAIIGHSERREYFHETDEDINKKAKALIAAGVTPILCCGETLETFEAGKTAEWVSGQIEAGLAGIDGKDVANMVIAYEPIWAIGTGKTATAEIADETCGVVRSTVEKLYGKEVSEAVRIQYGGSVKPETVEELMSKENIDGALVGGASLEADSFLALLKMYM from the coding sequence ATGTCACGCAAACCAATTATCGCTGGTAACTGGAAAATGAACAAAAACCTTAAAGAAGTTTTTGCATTCATGGCTAATATTGATGGCAAATTACCATCGGAAGATAAAGTAGAAGTAGCTGTGGCTGCCCCTGCAATGTACCTTGTACCACTTGTTCATCATCGTGGAAAAAATCCACTTAAAGTTTCAGCTGAAAATGTTTACTTTGAAAATTCGGGTGCATTTACAGGCGAAATTTCACCTGCAATGCTCGCTGCTGAAGGGATTGAATATGCAATTATCGGTCACTCAGAACGTCGTGAATATTTCCATGAAACTGATGAAGATATCAACAAAAAAGCTAAAGCTCTTATTGCTGCAGGCGTGACACCAATTCTTTGCTGTGGTGAAACTTTGGAAACATTTGAAGCTGGCAAAACAGCTGAATGGGTTTCAGGTCAAATCGAAGCTGGTCTTGCTGGCATTGACGGTAAAGATGTTGCTAACATGGTTATCGCTTATGAACCAATTTGGGCAATTGGTACAGGTAAAACTGCAACAGCTGAGATCGCTGATGAAACTTGTGGTGTTGTCCGTTCGACAGTTGAAAAACTTTATGGTAAAGAAGTTTCAGAAGCCGTTCGTATTCAATATGGTGGCTCTGTAAAACCAGAAACAGTCGAAGAATTAATGAGCAAAGAAAATATTGACGGAGCGCTTGTAGGTGGTGCGTCACTTGAAGCCGATTCATTCCTTGCTTTGCTTAAAATGTATATGTAA
- a CDS encoding HAD-IC family P-type ATPase, which produces MKWYQLPKEQVLNDLQVIEEQGLRKEEREQRLTEDGPNLLTGEKVEGSIKKFFKHFNDLLIYVLIVAGILKGISGDYIDMSIIFAVVIINALIGFIQEAKANNSLDGLKSMMGADATILIGGEKQVVPADTLVKGDIVLLNSGDIIPADVRILEAYNLVVDEAMLTGESTPVQKNMIAIGDEVDLGDRINMGYSGSLVNSGSGKAVVVGVGDNTEIGKISTHLKEVGVTETPLIKKMKHLNKQIFIILLILVIGLIIFSQFHRDFSFEEMVSWMIVLAVSAVPEGLPAVLSIILSVGVTRMATKQAIIKKMPAVETLGSMGVICSDKTGTLTKNEMSVLAILTKQQVFEKSQTNQWKDEINVFNHDAQLKRLVETALYCNDTKIDYHNGQREVIGNPTEGALLDWAYHMEFIQDEKVLYKIPFDSSYKYMATLVEVNHQRFIYLKGAPDVLLNMVDYQFGNDAVEKIDSNLWEAMISKQAKKGQRILATAFKEVPLNQETISHEELFNDMILVGMYGIIDPPKPAAIEAVRESHQAGISVKMITGDHKDTAVAIAKEIGLKNTDRAVTGQEIEMMSDTELSNIVMNHDVFARTTPEHKLRLVSAIKSNGQIVGMTGDGVNDAPALKKADIGIAMGQKGTQVTKDAADMVLADDNFATIAEAVREGRRVYDNLKKTIYFSLPTAFAQGLLVVVSILIDRPLPLTSVQILWLNMVTTITLSFALGFEHEAKDVMHRSPRNPNENILDRYAIFRTIYVSIVLAFLGFLVNNIVISEGVPTAVAQTTLLMTIVFGQVFYMINCRSIHNFSIDKDMLKNHVLWISLVILAVLQLMIIYVPVVSNALGTMNIGLHNLNYAFLAGLILFVLVEVEKLISRQFIKS; this is translated from the coding sequence ATGAAATGGTATCAATTACCCAAGGAACAAGTCTTAAATGACTTGCAAGTAATAGAAGAACAGGGATTAAGAAAAGAGGAACGTGAACAACGTTTAACTGAAGACGGTCCCAATTTGCTAACTGGTGAGAAAGTTGAGGGTTCAATAAAGAAATTTTTCAAGCATTTCAATGATTTGCTCATATATGTGTTGATTGTAGCGGGAATACTAAAAGGAATCAGCGGTGATTACATTGATATGAGTATTATTTTTGCAGTTGTTATTATCAATGCATTGATTGGCTTTATTCAAGAAGCTAAAGCAAATAACTCATTGGATGGCTTAAAAAGTATGATGGGAGCTGATGCTACAATCTTGATTGGTGGCGAGAAACAAGTGGTTCCAGCAGATACGTTAGTAAAAGGAGATATCGTTTTACTTAACTCAGGTGATATTATCCCAGCAGATGTCCGAATCTTGGAAGCCTATAATTTGGTGGTGGATGAAGCGATGCTCACAGGTGAATCAACACCAGTACAAAAGAATATGATTGCTATTGGAGACGAGGTCGATTTAGGAGATCGGATTAATATGGGATATTCGGGCTCCTTAGTCAATAGTGGTAGCGGAAAAGCTGTTGTTGTAGGAGTTGGAGATAATACTGAGATAGGAAAAATCAGCACTCACTTGAAAGAGGTGGGTGTGACTGAAACACCATTAATCAAGAAAATGAAACATTTGAATAAACAAATTTTCATTATTTTGCTGATATTGGTGATTGGCTTAATTATTTTTAGTCAATTTCATCGTGATTTTTCATTTGAAGAAATGGTATCTTGGATGATTGTCTTAGCCGTTTCTGCTGTTCCAGAAGGATTGCCAGCAGTATTATCAATTATTTTATCTGTTGGTGTGACAAGAATGGCTACGAAACAAGCAATTATTAAAAAAATGCCGGCCGTTGAAACCTTAGGAAGTATGGGTGTAATCTGTTCGGATAAAACAGGAACACTTACAAAAAATGAAATGTCTGTGCTTGCTATTTTAACTAAGCAGCAAGTATTTGAGAAAAGTCAAACGAACCAATGGAAAGACGAAATCAATGTGTTCAATCATGATGCGCAATTGAAACGGTTAGTGGAAACAGCGCTTTATTGTAATGATACAAAGATTGATTATCACAATGGTCAGAGAGAGGTGATTGGGAATCCGACAGAGGGCGCTCTATTGGATTGGGCTTATCATATGGAATTTATTCAAGATGAGAAAGTGTTGTATAAAATTCCTTTTGATTCAAGTTATAAATATATGGCAACTTTAGTTGAAGTAAATCATCAACGCTTCATCTACCTAAAAGGTGCGCCAGATGTTTTACTTAATATGGTGGACTACCAGTTTGGAAATGATGCTGTAGAGAAAATTGATTCTAATTTGTGGGAAGCAATGATTTCAAAACAAGCCAAAAAAGGACAACGTATATTGGCAACAGCATTTAAAGAAGTTCCTTTAAATCAAGAAACGATTAGCCATGAAGAGTTGTTTAATGATATGATTTTGGTTGGAATGTATGGCATTATTGATCCACCAAAACCAGCAGCAATTGAAGCTGTGCGTGAAAGTCATCAGGCAGGTATATCTGTGAAAATGATTACAGGAGATCATAAGGATACAGCTGTCGCTATTGCCAAAGAAATTGGTTTAAAAAATACTGATAGAGCTGTGACTGGACAAGAAATTGAGATGATGTCTGATACAGAATTATCGAATATCGTGATGAATCATGATGTTTTTGCACGAACAACTCCTGAACATAAATTACGCTTGGTAAGTGCTATTAAGTCCAATGGACAAATTGTGGGAATGACTGGCGATGGTGTCAATGATGCCCCAGCATTGAAAAAGGCTGACATTGGGATTGCGATGGGACAAAAGGGGACACAAGTCACAAAAGATGCCGCAGATATGGTGTTAGCAGATGATAATTTTGCAACTATTGCAGAGGCTGTTCGTGAAGGGCGTCGTGTCTATGATAATTTGAAAAAGACGATTTATTTTTCACTACCGACCGCTTTTGCTCAGGGGCTGTTAGTTGTAGTGTCAATATTGATTGATAGACCTCTCCCACTGACTTCAGTTCAGATTTTGTGGTTAAACATGGTAACAACAATTACATTATCCTTTGCCTTAGGTTTTGAACATGAGGCAAAAGATGTGATGCATCGTTCACCGCGTAATCCAAATGAAAATATTTTAGATAGGTATGCGATTTTTAGAACGATTTATGTATCAATTGTATTGGCTTTCCTAGGTTTCTTAGTAAATAATATAGTGATATCTGAAGGTGTTCCAACTGCAGTGGCTCAGACGACACTGTTGATGACTATTGTCTTTGGTCAAGTATTTTATATGATAAATTGTCGTAGCATTCACAACTTCTCTATTGATAAAGATATGTTGAAAAATCATGTACTTTGGATATCTTTGGTAATATTGGCAGTTTTACAGCTGATGATTATTTACGTCCCAGTAGTTAGTAATGCACTAGGAACGATGAATATCGGATTGCATAATTTGAATTATGCTTTCTTAGCTGGCCTTATCTTGTTTGTGCTCGTTGAAGTTGAAAAGTTGATTTCTCGACAATTTATCAAGAGTTAA
- the metF gene encoding methylenetetrahydrofolate reductase [NAD(P)H], translating to MVNKPKKMLSFEVFPPNTEVGTSKLFKTLDDLKELSPDFISVTCSNNNRTDIGRTTIRVADYVNNTLNIPAVAHLSAAYLDKNQVKEILEQLKAKGIYQILALRGDITTLPAKNDFHFASDLVRFIKAYDETFEISGACYPDIHPESLNRITDFHYLKEKVDSGCDKLITQLFFDNNTFYDFQERCAIAGIEVPILAGIMPIVNRNQAIRLLKTCNTPLPKKFVRILEKYEHNPIALKDAGIAFAIDQIIDLTTEDVDGIHLYTMNNAETAKSIHHATSSLFY from the coding sequence ATGGTGAACAAACCAAAGAAAATGCTTTCGTTTGAGGTATTTCCACCAAATACTGAAGTAGGCACATCAAAATTGTTTAAGACACTTGATGATTTAAAAGAACTGTCACCAGACTTTATAAGTGTAACGTGTAGTAATAATAATCGTACAGATATAGGTCGTACTACGATTAGAGTAGCAGATTATGTTAATAATACTTTAAATATTCCTGCGGTGGCTCACTTATCTGCTGCCTATTTAGATAAAAACCAAGTGAAAGAGATTTTGGAGCAGTTAAAAGCTAAGGGTATCTACCAAATATTAGCGCTTAGAGGAGATATTACAACTTTACCGGCTAAAAATGATTTTCATTTTGCAAGTGACTTAGTTCGTTTTATCAAAGCGTATGATGAAACTTTTGAAATATCAGGAGCGTGTTATCCAGATATTCACCCTGAATCTTTGAATCGTATAACAGACTTTCATTATCTAAAAGAAAAGGTTGACTCAGGGTGTGATAAATTAATCACGCAACTGTTTTTTGATAATAATACTTTCTACGATTTTCAAGAAAGATGTGCTATTGCGGGAATAGAGGTTCCTATTCTTGCAGGAATTATGCCCATTGTCAATCGAAATCAAGCGATTAGACTTTTAAAAACTTGCAATACCCCATTACCAAAGAAATTCGTTAGAATTTTAGAAAAGTATGAGCATAACCCTATTGCTTTGAAAGATGCAGGAATTGCTTTTGCAATTGACCAAATCATAGATTTAACAACAGAAGATGTAGATGGCATTCATTTATATACAATGAATAATGCTGAAACCGCAAAGTCTATTCATCATGCAACTTCATCGTTATTCTATTAA